The genome window GACAGTGATAAGGATGGTCGAGCTTGGAGAGGAGACTTCGTGAAGAAAGATCAAATTTTTACAAGTAAAGGGGTTCTGAAGGCAACAATGGAAATTTTGGCGATGAAGAATAATTTCGATTACACTGTTATCAAATCCACGAGAAAATGGTGGTATATTCGATGTAAGGATGCATTGTGCAACTGGACTGTGCGTGCAGAAGGAATAGATGGGTCTACATATTTCATGATCAACCAATGTGATGGAAGACATTCATGTGCTCCttcaaagaaaaggaaattcgGAAAAACAGCATCTGCAAGAACAATTGGGACTCTGATACAACATCGATTTGATGATGCAAACGATGGCCCAAAACCGAATGACATCATTAAATTTATGAGAATGGAGCATAGTTGTGAGATTACTTATTGGCATGCTTGGGAAGCTCGTGAGTTTGCTATTGCAGCTGCTAGAGGTATACCAGATCGCAATTACTCTAAAGTACCAGCATATTTGCATATGATTAAAGAAGCAAATCCTGGTACGCATACTCACTACGAAACTAATGAGAAGGGAAGATTCATGTATCTATTTATGTCATTTGGGCAATCAGTTAGAGGATTCTACAATGCAATGCGAAGGGTGATTGTCGTTGACGGAAgttttctgaaaaataaatacaaagagACACTTCTTGTTGCTACTGCTGTAGATGGTAACTCTAATTTGTATCCGATTGCATTTGGGGTTGTTGATTCA of Brassica oleracea var. oleracea cultivar TO1000 unplaced genomic scaffold, BOL UnpScaffold04087, whole genome shotgun sequence contains these proteins:
- the LOC106321943 gene encoding uncharacterized protein LOC106321943; the encoded protein is MEILAMKNNFDYTVIKSTRKWWYIRCKDALCNWTVRAEGIDGSTYFMINQCDGRHSCAPSKKRKFGKTASARTIGTLIQHRFDDANDGPKPNDIIKFMRMEHSCEITYWHAWEAREFAIAAARGIPDRNYSKVPAYLHMIKEANPGTHTHYETNEKGRFMYLFMSFGQSVRGFYNAMRRVIVVDGSFLKNKYKETLLVATAVDGNSNLYPIAFGVVDSENDDSWGWFFRQLKVVIADCQDLAF